One region of Fragaria vesca subsp. vesca linkage group LG4, FraVesHawaii_1.0, whole genome shotgun sequence genomic DNA includes:
- the LOC101296850 gene encoding PTI1-like tyrosine-protein kinase At3g15890-like, translated as MGSSLTCCSSEKVDEGGTGGGHTTWRIFSYKELHTATNGFSDDNLLGEGGFGSVYWGKTSDGLQIAVKKLKAMNSKAEMEFAVEVEVLGRVRHKNLLGLRGYYAGADQRLIVYDYMPNLSLLSHLHGQFANEVHLDWKRRIKIAIGSAEGLVYLHHEVTPHIIHRDIKASNVLLDSDFEPLVADFGFAKLIPEGVSHMTTRVKGTLGYLAPEYAMWGKVSEGCDVYSFGILLLELVTGRKPIEKLPGGIKRTITEWAEPLITKGKWKELSDPKLRGNFDEAQLKLAINVAAMCVKSEPEKRPNMMEVVDLLKGYEANKAKMIPTRIESIRYKDELVALDQATDDDEDGDGDESNGGYGVFSAIEVQKMKDPYQKIHGDRRMTKYV; from the exons ATGGGATCCTCTTTGACCTGTTGCAGTTCAGAGAAGGTTGATGAAGGAGG TACTGGTGGAGGTCACACAACATGGAGAATATTTTCGTACAAGGAGTTGCATACAGCTACAAATGGATTTAGCGATGACAATCTCCTTGGAGAAGGAGGTTTTGGAAGTGTGTATTGGGGAAAAACCAGTGATGGTCTTCAG ATTGCTGTGAAGAAGTTGAAAGCAATGAATTCAAAAGCTGAAATGGAATTTGCAGTTGAAGTTGAAGTTCTTGGGAGGGTTCGGCACAAGAACTTGTTGGGTCTTAGGGGCTATTATGCTGGGGCAGATCAAAGGCTTATAGTCTATGATTACATGCCAAATCTCAGCTTACTTTCTCACTTGCATGGACAATTTGCGAATGAAGTTCATCTAGACTGGAAAAGGAGAATCAAAATTGCTATTGGCTCGGCGGAAGGCCTCGT GTACTTGCACCATGAGGTAACTCCACACATCATTCACAGAGACATAAAAGCAAGCAATGTGCTCTTGGATTCCGACTTCGAACCTCTAGTTGCAGATTTCGGGTTCGCCAAGCTAATCCCGGAAGGCGTAAGCCACATGACAACGCGTGTGAAGGGCACATTGGGTTACCTAGCACCGGAGTACGCTATGTGGGGAAAAGTCTCTGAAGGGTGTGATGTTTACAGCTTTGGGATTCTTCTCCTAGAGCTTGTAACCGGAAGAAAGCCTATTGAGAAGCTCCCCGGTGGAATTAAGAGAACAATCACAGAATGGGCCGAGCCGCTTATAACAAAAGGAAAGTGGAAGGAACTCTCTGATCCAAAGCTCAGAGGGAACTTCGATGAGGCTCAGTTGAAGCTTGCTATCAATGTTGCTGCTATGTGTGTGAAAAGTGAACCTGAGAAAAGGCCTAATATGATGGAAGTGGTTGATCTTTTGAAAGGGTATGAGGCTAATAAGGCCAAAATGATACCAACGAGAATTGAGAGTATTAGATACAAGGATGAGCTGGTGGCACTGGACCAAGCTACCGACGATGATGAAGATGGAGATGGTGATGAGAGTAATGGTGGATATGGTGTTTTTAGTGCTATTGAGGTCCAAAAAATGAAGGATCCTTATCAGAAGATCCATGGAGATAGGAGAATGACCAAGTATGTTTGA
- the LOC101311185 gene encoding DNA-directed RNA polymerases I, II, and III subunit RPABC5-like, which produces MANLGRGNLGDALDALGLVRYYYSRMLMTYVDLIEKLLNYNSLEKSDLVS; this is translated from the exons ATGGCAAATCTGGGCCGTGGCAATTTAGG GGATGCGCTTGATGCATTGGGGTTGGTTCGTTACTACTACAGTCGCATGCTTATGACTTATGTTGATCTCATTGAGAAGCTTCTCAACTACAACT CTTTGGAGAAGTCGGATTTAGTGTCTTGA